The nucleotide window AGGATCGACTGGTAAAGGCGTTCCAAGCTTTCGGACACCTGCTTGATGTCCCGGCCGACTAACCGGGAGGCCTCGCAAATATTTGTTGACTCACGTTCTGCGATCGCCTGAAGCAGGTCGATCGGCCACGGTGGGGGGGACCTGTACCAGCTGATCGGTCGTTTCGAAGCTCAGCCGGCGTGGAGATTTTTCGTCTGAGTGGCAGTCGACTCGACTCCACCAGAATCTGGATAGAATCAAGTGACAGCCGTAGAATTACCGTCCATGGACGACACAGCAGTCACCAGTTCGTCAAACGCGACGATATCAGACATCGGAGAGCAGGAAACTGACTTCGAACCGACTGCCCGGCCCGACGATGTGTTCTTCGCGATCGTCGATCCGGAGCACCTAGTCGAAGTCGCCACCGTTCACGGCCAGACGGACGGCAACGCCGTTGTCCTCGTTCGTGGTGAACATGGGCTCCGCGTCCGGGGTCGAAGCTACAACTGTTACTGGTTCGATATCGACCTTCCACGCCGGGTCTTGGAACTGATCGAGGGCGACGACGCAGATTTCTGGATTGACCCAGACGCACTCGGTGAAGTTGCCCGGACGACCCAGAGTGATCGTGTCGCACTCCGGGGGACGCCGGATGGGCATCTCATTCTGGAGAGCCCTGATGGAGTGACTGACCTCTACGCT belongs to Halococcoides cellulosivorans and includes:
- a CDS encoding HVO_A0114 family putative DNA-binding protein → MSWYRSPPPWPIDLLQAIAERESTNICEASRLVGRDIKQVSESLERLYQSILALYFAALALYVPQAS